From Chryseobacterium gallinarum, one genomic window encodes:
- a CDS encoding T9SS type A sorting domain-containing protein: MKINLLSVGHSHLKVVFAIIFVLLSTMSYAQDKVYVSSQTNQITGFCALCFMQNGQNVVGSNENDYATMILPLGVSGRISQTLFFPATTKKITKVVIGIGSGNTVLSLQLLGGVSIETFMGNTSNNDATQVDSSMLKLAQGSNRGTVELVPKKPFDRVKITLASGILGLNDGLRIYYGYYLTACGIPPFDPVYYYSFNGNTEEAVSGLDLNSDPVHPGYPDVTPVYQDNMICNQGLGTASLTKEIKLFSPPVFPALNTGDYTISFWALPDRIQPTPPGERIPMINILAFGGNLKISSNFIAVNNSTNSYPNNHISNGLEHYVFVYSNNKTCLYLNGIPTDYCQEWNSVSMNILNNIRINIYRGKLDELAIYNKKLTDQEIMELTCSYGIAEFCHPYPKNLPLKTAVPEEVFTVSPNPTTGRINLDGNILLEQSEISISNISGKEVYHSKFRSKTIDLPATLPGGVYIVTLKTQAGKTYSRKVILSQ, translated from the coding sequence ATGAAAATTAATTTATTATCAGTCGGGCACAGCCACTTAAAAGTGGTATTTGCCATCATCTTTGTGCTGTTAAGTACAATGTCGTATGCGCAGGATAAAGTGTATGTAAGCAGCCAAACCAATCAAATCACTGGATTTTGTGCATTATGCTTTATGCAAAATGGGCAAAACGTGGTGGGCAGTAATGAGAATGATTATGCTACTATGATACTCCCCTTAGGCGTGTCCGGAAGGATTAGCCAAACATTGTTTTTCCCGGCAACTACTAAAAAAATAACAAAAGTAGTTATTGGTATTGGTTCCGGAAATACAGTGTTATCCCTTCAGTTATTAGGAGGTGTGTCCATAGAGACATTTATGGGGAATACTTCTAACAATGATGCTACCCAGGTTGACAGCAGTATGCTGAAGCTGGCACAAGGCTCCAATAGGGGGACTGTTGAGCTTGTGCCCAAGAAACCTTTTGACCGTGTTAAAATAACATTAGCAAGTGGAATTCTTGGTCTGAATGATGGATTGAGGATATACTACGGCTACTATCTTACCGCATGTGGGATTCCTCCCTTTGATCCTGTGTATTATTATTCTTTTAACGGAAATACAGAGGAGGCAGTGTCCGGGTTAGATCTTAATTCTGATCCGGTACACCCGGGATATCCGGATGTTACTCCTGTATATCAGGATAATATGATTTGTAACCAGGGGCTTGGTACAGCATCTCTTACCAAAGAGATAAAGTTATTTAGCCCACCAGTATTTCCGGCACTTAATACGGGTGATTACACGATATCTTTTTGGGCACTTCCTGATAGGATTCAGCCAACTCCTCCTGGTGAACGTATACCCATGATAAATATTCTGGCTTTTGGAGGAAACCTTAAAATAAGTTCTAATTTTATAGCAGTAAATAACTCTACAAACTCTTATCCCAATAACCATATATCAAATGGACTTGAACATTATGTTTTTGTTTATAGCAATAATAAAACATGTTTGTACTTAAACGGAATACCAACTGATTATTGTCAAGAATGGAACTCGGTAAGCATGAATATTCTTAATAATATCCGTATTAACATTTACCGGGGTAAATTAGATGAATTGGCTATTTATAATAAAAAGCTCACTGATCAGGAAATTATGGAATTAACCTGCTCTTATGGAATTGCTGAATTTTGCCATCCTTATCCTAAGAATTTGCCTTTAAAAACAGCTGTGCCTGAAGAAGTATTCACTGTTTCACCCAATCCAACAACAGGAAGGATTAACCTTGATGGGAATATCCTTTTAGAACAGTCGGAAATTTCTATCAGCAACATCAGCGGAAAAGAGGTGTACCATTCAAAATTCAGATCAAAAACAATTGATTTACCGGCTACGCTGCCGGGAGGGGTTTATATAGTAACCCTGAAAACCCAGGCAGGGAAGACGTATTCCCGTAAGGTGATTCTTTCGCAATAA
- a CDS encoding proline dehydrogenase family protein produces MPIFNDTKVAFADKTDAQLRKAYWMFKMIEQPALTSLGTSILNFTVHNNFPFVTGIVKNTLFEQFCGGETREESMKVVKQLFKRGVGSIFDYSIEGKEDEETFDAVCKEIKDIVRFSVGNPAIPFIVFKPTAFGRIDLYEAVGKGAELTTSQKEEWERVVRRFDEVCSLCHENDKKVMVDAEETWMQDAADRLCEEMMEKYNQQKPIVWNTIQMYRTKRLEYMEEHLQRAREKNYFIGYKIVRGAYMEKERARAAEKGYEDPIQPNKEASDKNYNAGIDFVMNHLDKVSAFFGTHNEVSSELIMDKMKAKSLENGNSHVYFGQLYGMSDNITFYLSDKGYNVAKYLPYGPVKDVVPYLTRRAQENTSVAGQTGRELGLIKKELERRKKQ; encoded by the coding sequence ATGCCCATTTTTAATGATACCAAAGTTGCATTTGCAGACAAGACAGATGCACAATTGAGAAAGGCGTACTGGATGTTTAAGATGATTGAACAGCCTGCACTTACCAGCCTTGGAACATCTATCCTTAATTTTACAGTACACAATAACTTTCCTTTCGTTACAGGAATTGTGAAGAATACTTTATTTGAACAATTCTGCGGAGGAGAAACCCGCGAAGAAAGTATGAAAGTCGTAAAACAGCTTTTCAAAAGAGGTGTTGGAAGTATTTTCGACTATTCTATTGAAGGGAAGGAAGATGAAGAAACTTTTGATGCAGTGTGCAAGGAGATTAAGGATATTGTAAGATTCTCAGTAGGAAATCCGGCAATTCCTTTTATTGTATTTAAACCTACTGCATTTGGAAGAATTGATCTGTATGAAGCGGTTGGAAAAGGAGCAGAGCTCACAACGAGCCAGAAGGAGGAATGGGAAAGAGTGGTAAGAAGATTTGATGAGGTATGCAGCCTGTGCCATGAAAATGATAAAAAAGTAATGGTAGATGCAGAAGAAACATGGATGCAGGACGCAGCTGACCGTCTTTGTGAAGAAATGATGGAGAAATATAACCAGCAGAAACCTATCGTCTGGAATACCATTCAGATGTACAGAACCAAGAGACTGGAATATATGGAAGAACACCTTCAGAGGGCGAGGGAAAAAAATTATTTTATCGGTTACAAAATCGTTCGGGGTGCTTATATGGAAAAGGAAAGAGCCAGAGCAGCAGAAAAAGGATATGAAGATCCGATTCAGCCCAACAAAGAAGCTTCCGATAAAAATTATAATGCAGGAATTGATTTTGTAATGAATCACCTGGATAAAGTTTCGGCTTTCTTCGGTACCCATAATGAGGTTTCTTCAGAATTGATTATGGATAAAATGAAGGCCAAATCTCTGGAAAATGGAAATTCTCACGTTTATTTCGGGCAGCTTTACGGGATGAGTGACAATATTACTTTCTATTTGTCCGATAAAGGCTATAACGTGGCCAAATACCTTCCCTATGGTCCTGTAAAGGATGTTGTACCATATCTTACAAGAAGAGCCCAGGAAAATACCTCTGTAGCCGGACAAACCGGAAGAGAACTGGGGCTTATTAAAAAAGAACTGGAAAGAAGAAAAAAACAATAA
- a CDS encoding UbiA family prenyltransferase, with translation MNSEKETFQSKNDISKSLYYRFSQFVGFLLGARFFVAALLTFALYVSTFFLFNQDESFRNFVFDFKVHGIIFCTVLTILAGGIINQFYDLEKDHVVKPFRTRIQSFIKQKYFLYAYLGLSFISLGVAWLISHNVFIFFVVYQFFMWLYSHKLSRVLIVNNLTFVSLTLYPFFGMMVYYETFSKKVFLMAVFLFLILLCIDIVKDTLTKSVDKAFGYTTIPNYFKTKNTKIILTALLIITMIVSMKIITRTGVSGFMAYYFAGGLFVMIFCIYLLFNSSRKSNFLTLNILRIWVFIGIIAMLLNGIESKF, from the coding sequence ATGAATTCTGAAAAAGAAACTTTCCAATCAAAAAATGATATCTCTAAATCTCTATATTACAGATTTTCACAATTCGTGGGCTTTCTGCTCGGAGCACGCTTTTTTGTAGCAGCTTTATTAACGTTTGCCCTTTATGTTTCCACTTTTTTCCTGTTTAATCAGGATGAATCATTCAGGAACTTTGTCTTTGATTTTAAAGTACACGGCATTATTTTCTGTACGGTTCTCACCATTTTAGCCGGAGGAATTATCAACCAGTTTTACGATCTGGAAAAAGATCATGTTGTGAAACCGTTCAGGACAAGAATCCAAAGCTTTATCAAACAAAAATATTTTTTATATGCCTATCTTGGGCTGAGCTTTATTTCCCTGGGAGTGGCATGGCTGATTTCTCATAATGTTTTCATTTTTTTCGTTGTGTACCAGTTTTTTATGTGGTTATACAGTCATAAGCTGAGCAGGGTTTTAATTGTCAATAATCTTACATTCGTTAGTCTTACCCTATATCCTTTCTTCGGAATGATGGTCTATTATGAAACCTTTTCTAAAAAAGTATTCCTGATGGCCGTTTTTCTTTTCCTGATTCTCCTATGTATTGATATTGTAAAAGATACCCTTACAAAAAGCGTAGACAAAGCTTTCGGATATACAACCATTCCGAACTATTTTAAAACAAAGAATACGAAAATTATCCTTACCGCCCTGTTGATTATAACAATGATTGTTTCTATGAAGATTATTACCAGGACAGGTGTTTCCGGTTTTATGGCCTACTATTTTGCAGGAGGGTTATTTGTTATGATTTTCTGTATATATCTTCTTTTCAATTCTTCCAGGAAAAGTAATTTCCTGACACTGAATATATTACGCATCTGGGTTTTTATAGGAATTATTGCCATGCTTTTGAACGGAATTGAAAGTAAATTCTAA
- a CDS encoding mevalonate kinase family protein: protein MTNPLFYAKIILFGEYGMIEDSQGLVVPYSFYKGTLKFSDLSSEFELTSNRHLQKYSDFLMTLNLSDDFTLDIESFKKDIANGLFFDSNIPQGYGVGSSGALVAAIFEKYSVSKLNPENISKDNLKKLKAVFGEMESYFHGKSSGMDPLICYMNLPILIENKENLDRVSIPDGEEGKGAIFLIDSGMTGETGPMIQIFFEKMKTEGFRKTLKEEFIRYNNACIESFLKKDMNPFFRNLKKLSHWAYEHFRPMIPESIFNIWKKGLDSNAYYLKLCGSGGGGYILGFTKDYEKAEKMLEGFQKEVIYRF, encoded by the coding sequence ATGACCAATCCTTTATTTTATGCAAAAATAATCCTGTTTGGAGAATACGGAATGATTGAAGATTCCCAGGGGCTTGTAGTACCTTACAGCTTCTATAAGGGAACTTTAAAATTTTCAGATTTGAGCTCAGAGTTTGAGCTTACATCCAACAGGCACCTGCAGAAATATTCAGATTTTCTCATGACGCTTAATCTTTCCGATGATTTTACATTGGATATTGAGAGCTTCAAAAAAGATATTGCAAACGGACTTTTCTTTGATTCCAATATTCCCCAGGGATATGGAGTAGGAAGCTCCGGGGCTCTGGTTGCAGCAATTTTTGAAAAATATTCGGTCAGCAAACTAAATCCTGAGAATATATCCAAAGATAATCTTAAAAAATTAAAAGCCGTTTTCGGAGAAATGGAAAGCTATTTCCATGGTAAAAGTTCCGGAATGGATCCTTTGATTTGCTATATGAACCTGCCTATTCTTATCGAAAATAAAGAAAACCTCGACAGGGTTTCTATTCCGGACGGAGAAGAAGGAAAAGGCGCTATTTTCCTGATTGATTCCGGAATGACGGGAGAGACAGGACCAATGATTCAGATTTTCTTTGAAAAAATGAAGACAGAAGGGTTCCGGAAAACATTGAAAGAAGAATTTATCCGTTACAATAACGCATGTATAGAATCTTTCCTGAAAAAAGATATGAATCCTTTCTTCAGAAACTTAAAAAAGCTTTCTCATTGGGCTTATGAACACTTCCGTCCTATGATTCCAGAGAGTATTTTCAATATCTGGAAAAAAGGACTGGATTCCAATGCTTACTATTTAAAACTCTGCGGAAGCGGTGGAGGCGGCTATATCCTGGGTTTCACCAAAGATTATGAAAAAGCAGAAAAAATGCTTGAGGGCTTCCAAAAAGAGGTGATTTACAGATTTTAA
- a CDS encoding M12 family metallo-peptidase, with translation MKKIILLFMLQCFVLGFSQKLRPVAQKVSEYHNGKIELKGYQLFEVNKDANKLTEYKRAATDITVMSLQAAELKRLINEKPDFLEITFPYDGGRKITVEMYKNQFFTKDFKVVTDKGNTVNYTPGVYYQGIVKGDNTSIVAFSFFNNDIIGVASTLELGNIVIGKVKDTEDFVSYSDAKLTGTNPFVCGADGLKENQVQRSSFNPNNVNKKKTDNCVRIFYEAGFGPYTQNGSNVTTTTNWVTAMHNNVSTLYTNDDINVALSEVFVWTTTDPYSGSPSAILNQYKNTRTNFNGDLAQLLRNPATTSIAFVNSLCTNSRYSYCGVNFTYQNVPTYSWNIEAMTHEIGHNLGSPHTHACFWNGNNTAIDGCGPAAGNNEGCTAPLPPAGGGTIMSYCHLVSSVGINFANGFGIQPGTLIRNTVDSKGCLGTNCTTSCPTSITNINISDITQTAANVTFTDAISTSWKYRLSSPGGTVISSGNTSTQAFSFTNLQPATYYILNLGTNCSGPNAFQLSRLFLTDGAWCDGIPFTDTGGPTGEYKDNEELIKTFYPASGSSMTMAFTAFDLEQDYDFMSVYNGPSTASPVFANGNNLTGTTIPGPFTSTNPSGAITVKFTSDGGVTANGWNASFSCSVLAVEDLNVKNSSINIYPNPAKNLMVITAGDPLKSYKIYDESGRLVMANPSLKGKKEEINLSSIQTGNYVITIETVKQTVHKKLIKQ, from the coding sequence ATGAAAAAAATTATACTGCTTTTCATGCTGCAATGTTTTGTCTTAGGATTTTCACAAAAACTAAGACCGGTTGCTCAGAAAGTTTCTGAATATCATAATGGTAAAATAGAACTTAAAGGCTATCAGTTATTTGAAGTCAATAAAGACGCAAATAAGCTGACTGAATACAAACGTGCAGCAACAGATATCACAGTCATGTCCCTGCAAGCTGCTGAACTGAAAAGGTTGATCAATGAAAAACCTGATTTCCTCGAAATTACTTTTCCTTATGACGGAGGACGGAAGATCACTGTTGAAATGTACAAAAATCAGTTTTTTACTAAAGATTTTAAAGTGGTTACAGACAAAGGGAACACTGTAAACTACACACCAGGTGTTTATTATCAGGGAATTGTAAAAGGAGATAATACTTCTATCGTAGCCTTCAGCTTCTTTAATAATGATATCATAGGAGTGGCTTCTACCTTGGAACTAGGCAATATCGTCATCGGAAAGGTTAAAGATACTGAAGATTTTGTCAGTTATTCGGACGCCAAATTGACAGGTACCAATCCATTTGTTTGTGGTGCAGACGGACTTAAAGAGAATCAGGTTCAAAGATCCTCTTTTAATCCCAACAATGTAAATAAGAAGAAAACAGATAACTGTGTCAGGATTTTTTATGAAGCAGGCTTTGGTCCTTATACACAAAATGGAAGCAATGTAACCACTACCACCAATTGGGTTACCGCTATGCATAATAATGTATCAACACTGTATACCAATGATGATATTAATGTAGCACTAAGTGAAGTTTTTGTATGGACGACTACCGATCCTTATTCGGGATCACCAAGCGCTATTCTTAATCAGTATAAAAATACCCGTACTAACTTTAATGGTGATTTGGCACAATTATTAAGGAATCCTGCCACAACAAGTATTGCCTTTGTCAATAGCTTATGTACTAATTCGAGATACTCGTATTGCGGAGTTAACTTCACCTATCAGAATGTCCCTACATACTCCTGGAATATTGAAGCTATGACACACGAGATTGGACATAATTTAGGTTCACCCCATACCCACGCTTGTTTCTGGAACGGAAACAATACAGCAATTGATGGCTGTGGGCCTGCCGCAGGAAATAATGAAGGATGTACTGCGCCACTTCCTCCTGCCGGTGGTGGTACCATTATGAGCTACTGCCACCTTGTAAGCAGTGTAGGGATTAACTTTGCCAATGGATTTGGAATACAACCGGGGACATTGATCAGAAATACAGTTGATTCTAAAGGATGCCTGGGTACTAATTGCACCACATCATGTCCGACTTCAATTACCAATATCAATATTTCAGATATCACCCAGACTGCGGCCAATGTTACTTTCACAGATGCCATTTCAACATCCTGGAAATACAGACTTTCCAGCCCTGGAGGAACCGTAATATCTTCAGGGAATACCAGCACACAGGCTTTCAGTTTTACCAATCTCCAGCCTGCTACTTATTATATTCTAAATCTTGGAACTAATTGTAGTGGCCCGAATGCTTTTCAGCTATCGAGACTCTTTCTGACGGATGGTGCCTGGTGTGATGGAATTCCGTTTACAGATACAGGCGGACCAACCGGTGAATATAAGGATAATGAAGAACTTATTAAGACATTTTATCCCGCTTCCGGCTCTTCCATGACCATGGCATTTACAGCATTTGATCTGGAACAAGATTATGATTTCATGTCTGTATATAATGGCCCCTCTACAGCATCACCTGTATTTGCCAATGGAAATAACCTGACAGGAACCACAATTCCTGGTCCGTTCACATCGACAAATCCTTCAGGAGCTATAACTGTGAAATTTACTTCAGATGGAGGCGTAACTGCTAATGGATGGAATGCCAGTTTCTCCTGCAGTGTTTTGGCAGTGGAAGATCTTAATGTAAAAAACAGTTCCATTAATATCTATCCCAATCCTGCGAAAAACCTGATGGTTATCACAGCCGGTGATCCATTGAAGTCCTATAAAATCTATGATGAATCGGGAAGACTGGTAATGGCAAACCCTTCTCTGAAAGGGAAAAAAGAAGAAATCAATCTTTCATCTATTCAGACCGGAAACTATGTCATCACTATAGAAACGGTAAAGCAGACAGTCCATAAAAAGCTGATCAAACAATAA
- a CDS encoding MFS transporter, whose translation MSETENRQPKNIKNNPKIMKAWAVYDWANSVYSLVITSTIFPIYYSILTTAYEKKEYVAETKTWIDVPVRHMIRIFGEEYQPDAVYGYSLTISFFIVVLLSPFLSSLADTIGNKKSFLQFFCYLGATSCMGLAMFTGMHNVFLGLLFSITASVGFWGSLVFYNSFLPDIATPDKQDALSAKGYVYGYIGSVVLVVICLVLIQVFAKGAAQQLLFTRISFLLTGAWWFGFSQYTFKHLPQFGNVKDKLPKDLVLLNYKNIFKKHEEQGGFFEVLKDNMSFYLDIAKESFHELFKVGNLLFRDRNLKFFLSSFFFYSVGMQTIFLMATLFGKSEINLAQDKLIGTLLVIQIEAIIGAVIFSRLSKRIGNRNVISIAIVLWIIACLWAYFLNKENPTVEYQFYGVAAVVGLVMGGLQAMSRSTYSKLLPEDSMENTTYFSFYDVLEKIAIIIGTFIFATLIEHFNNMRIAALSMTVFFGAGLILIRFLKVKMRKDRETL comes from the coding sequence ATGTCTGAAACTGAGAATCGACAGCCTAAAAACATAAAAAATAATCCGAAGATTATGAAGGCCTGGGCTGTATATGACTGGGCAAACTCCGTGTATTCCCTGGTCATTACCTCTACTATTTTCCCTATTTATTATTCCATCCTTACCACAGCGTATGAAAAGAAAGAATATGTAGCGGAAACCAAAACATGGATTGACGTTCCGGTGAGGCATATGATCAGAATCTTTGGTGAAGAATACCAGCCGGATGCTGTATATGGATATTCATTAACCATTTCATTCTTTATCGTGGTATTGCTTTCTCCGTTTTTATCCTCTCTGGCCGATACCATAGGAAACAAAAAATCATTCTTGCAGTTCTTTTGTTATCTGGGTGCTACCTCATGCATGGGATTAGCAATGTTTACAGGAATGCATAACGTATTTTTAGGGCTTCTTTTCAGTATTACGGCAAGTGTAGGATTTTGGGGAAGTCTGGTTTTTTACAATTCATTTTTACCTGATATTGCCACGCCGGATAAACAGGATGCATTGTCTGCAAAAGGCTATGTATACGGATATATCGGCTCTGTGGTGTTGGTGGTAATCTGTCTGGTGCTAATCCAGGTTTTTGCCAAAGGAGCAGCACAGCAATTGTTATTCACCAGGATTAGTTTTTTACTGACCGGGGCATGGTGGTTCGGTTTCTCACAATATACTTTTAAACATCTGCCACAATTTGGTAATGTAAAAGATAAATTACCTAAAGACCTGGTTCTCCTGAACTATAAGAATATCTTCAAGAAGCATGAAGAACAGGGGGGCTTTTTTGAAGTGTTAAAAGATAATATGAGCTTTTATCTGGATATTGCTAAAGAAAGCTTTCATGAACTCTTCAAGGTAGGTAATTTACTTTTCAGGGATAGGAACCTGAAATTCTTTTTATCGAGTTTCTTCTTTTACAGTGTGGGGATGCAGACTATTTTCCTGATGGCCACTTTATTCGGGAAAAGCGAAATCAATCTTGCCCAGGATAAGCTGATCGGAACACTTTTGGTCATTCAGATTGAAGCCATTATAGGAGCAGTTATCTTCTCAAGACTATCTAAAAGGATTGGCAACAGGAATGTGATTTCAATTGCCATTGTATTATGGATAATAGCTTGTTTATGGGCCTATTTCCTGAACAAGGAAAACCCTACGGTGGAATACCAGTTTTATGGGGTGGCTGCAGTAGTAGGTTTGGTAATGGGAGGGCTTCAGGCTATGTCAAGATCCACGTATTCAAAATTACTTCCGGAAGACTCCATGGAGAATACCACTTATTTCAGTTTTTATGATGTACTGGAGAAGATAGCCATCATTATCGGTACATTTATTTTTGCTACATTGATTGAGCATTTCAATAATATGAGAATTGCAGCCTTATCAATGACTGTATTTTTCGGTGCAGGATTGATATTGATCCGGTTCCTGAAGGTAAAAATGAGAAAAGATAGGGAAACCTTATAA
- a CDS encoding acetyl-CoA C-acyltransferase, protein MKEVFIVSAVRTPMGSFMGSLSTVPATKLGSVAVKGALDKIGLDPEKVQEIYMGNVLQAGEGQAPARQVALGAGLSINTPSTTVNKVCASGMKAVTMAAQAIKAGDAEIIVAGGMENMSMVPHYYNARVATKLGDIKMQDGMVLDGLTDVYNKVHMGVCAEKCAVDYTITREDQDNFAIESYKRSAKAWSEGKFAEEVVPVSIPQRKGEPVIFAEDEEYKAVNFDRIATLPTVFKKEEGTVTAANASTLNDGASALILVSKEKMEELGLKPLAKIISYADAAQESENFTTAPAKALPIALKKAGLEISDIDFFEFNEAFSVVGLANNKILGLDASKVNVNGGAVALGHPLGSSGSRIIVTLINVLKQNNAKYGAAAICNGGGGASAIVIENM, encoded by the coding sequence ATGAAAGAAGTATTCATTGTTTCCGCAGTAAGAACCCCAATGGGGAGTTTTATGGGAAGCTTGTCAACAGTTCCGGCTACTAAACTTGGGTCTGTTGCTGTAAAAGGAGCATTAGATAAAATTGGTCTTGATCCTGAGAAGGTTCAGGAAATCTATATGGGAAATGTACTGCAGGCAGGAGAAGGCCAGGCACCGGCACGTCAGGTGGCTTTAGGAGCAGGCCTTTCAATCAATACACCGTCTACTACCGTAAATAAAGTTTGTGCTTCAGGTATGAAAGCCGTAACAATGGCAGCCCAGGCAATTAAAGCAGGTGATGCCGAAATAATCGTAGCAGGAGGTATGGAAAATATGTCTATGGTTCCACACTATTATAATGCAAGAGTAGCTACAAAGCTGGGCGATATCAAAATGCAGGACGGAATGGTACTGGACGGCCTTACCGATGTTTACAATAAAGTCCACATGGGGGTATGTGCAGAAAAATGTGCTGTCGACTATACTATTACAAGGGAAGACCAGGATAATTTTGCCATAGAATCTTATAAGAGGTCTGCAAAGGCCTGGAGCGAAGGTAAATTTGCCGAAGAAGTGGTTCCTGTTTCTATTCCACAAAGAAAAGGAGAACCTGTAATTTTTGCAGAAGATGAAGAGTATAAAGCGGTAAACTTTGACAGGATTGCAACTCTTCCTACAGTTTTCAAAAAAGAAGAAGGAACAGTAACGGCAGCTAATGCCTCTACTTTAAATGATGGAGCATCTGCCCTGATCCTTGTTTCCAAAGAAAAAATGGAAGAATTAGGATTGAAGCCTTTAGCCAAAATCATTTCCTATGCTGATGCAGCTCAGGAATCTGAAAACTTTACAACGGCTCCTGCAAAGGCATTGCCTATTGCCCTTAAAAAAGCAGGCCTGGAGATTTCTGATATCGACTTTTTTGAATTTAATGAAGCTTTCTCTGTAGTAGGCCTGGCAAACAACAAAATCTTAGGATTAGACGCTTCTAAAGTAAATGTAAACGGAGGGGCAGTTGCATTAGGACATCCTCTGGGAAGTTCAGGCTCGAGAATCATCGTTACATTGATCAATGTATTAAAGCAAAACAATGCCAAATATGGTGCAGCAGCAATCTGCAACGGTGGTGGAGGAGCTTCCGCTATCGTGATTGAGAATATGTAA